From the Palaemon carinicauda isolate YSFRI2023 chromosome 4, ASM3689809v2, whole genome shotgun sequence genome, the window atatatatatatatatatatatatatatatatatatatatatatatgtgtgtgtgtgtatatatatatatatatatactatatatatatatatatatatatatatatatatatatatatatagatattagtaTGTTTACATGTGTACATATACTGCATGACCTAAGTCAGTAAAATATACCTATGATTTGAATCATTTATGTGATCAACAATAAgctcctaccttttttttttcagtttaaaacAATTCAAATTTACTTCATATAGAACATTACTTAATTTTACATGGGTAAATTCACATCTGATTAGGGATCATcataattttttcaattatttgttcCAATTGACCATATTTTGTCTAATACAGAAATACATCCACTTGATGCATGGCAAAATGAATGTTAATCtactttattaatatcattagtgtACAACAACTGGGTATAAAATCACTTATCTATTGGTAATTTGAAAGATAATATCATTTGGGGAATTAATTCCGAGAAATAAATCCAACACAAAATGCGATTATGAAATAGTAATTTCGATGACACATTTCATTATACACAATGACGTTGTGAAAATTGTGTggtatatttgtttataaaaagaCTATCCTATCTTTTGCGACTACAATAAGCATTTTGTCAATTATTATGAAGCTTTGGATATTCCAGGGATGTTGGATGCACCACTAAGTTGGACAAATATTGGACACACTCACCTAAAAGCACGCGCTAAAATCCGAAAATAGACAGGGAATTATGGAAATATAGTGTGAATCCTAACTAGCTTCCTCCTACTTCTTCAAGAATTCTCCAAACACTAGATGAAGAGGTCGTTTAGTTGATTTGtcaagaatttttattatataatgtacgttagaataaataaactaaatttgaTCAAGTATAAGTACTTCAGTGCATTACTATTTTAAGTGAATTGTTTGATATTAGTGTGACTTTTATGAACACTGTAAATAATTCGGTATTTTGAATATTGTTGAAGTTGTCATTGCATTACTTATGAGTAAATATTTAGGTAACACGACACTTACATAGAGAGTTACCTAAACTATGTTAAAATCTATTGATTTTAGTAAGGAAAAACAGGATCTTATTTCCTATACTTTATTAGTAAGTAAATAAACctaaaatatgatgattatgtccttatgatGATACACAGATGTGAAATATAATTACCCATAAAAGCACAAACTATCCCCTAATAAAGATAATcaggtgataaaaaagaaaaaaaaagaaataaaaaaagaaaaactttgacgGCTGGTTTCTCAAAACGAAATCTCCGGAGAAAAATTGAGACTACTTTTTTGTTTACCTAacaaattttacaatttatattaaaaaatatagaaaatttcatGCTTTAAAACATTGTAGAAGAGTTTGGAAAAATTATAAAAGGTTTTGGAATCTTTACATTTATTACCTatatatttggaaaaataaaatcatttaaaaaattagaacaaataagaaaaatctatttaatcACTTTTTTGCTGAgaaaactgttttattttttttaattggtgaaaatcggtagaaaaaaaaaaacatcaagtatGAAATGATTTCAAAAGAACATCGTTTTAAGGATTCAGAGTCGCTTAAAGCAGCacgtctccccctctctctctctctctctctctctctctctctctctctctctctctctctctctctctctctctctctctctctctctctctctctctctctctcatattacttcTACCTTATATAAGCGTATATTTCTATACCTAAATAACAAGTTTTAGACAGGGCAGaatgtccattttttttatctGTAGTTCGATGAATCCAACAAATAGAGTTTGGTAAAATGATATGAAGCTGATGATACCATATTAAGATGCACCTTGCTTTCTCGAAAGAATTCTAGGAGTACGTGTTTTAAAGAACGTGGTGGTCCGTTTCCTTCATTCCGGTAAAAAATTTCAGTGACTTATGGCGGAAGCGAGGCCAACCAGCTTTTGAACGATTATACCGAAAATACAAGAATTCTACATCACATACTTGGATTACtataaattatttgataataattcaaGTGCCAAATAGAAATTGAACCGTATGTTTCTTAAAAGACTAACAAACATGCTGATAAGGATACTTTAAATTTATATCTTACTTGGATGAAAAAAAGAAACGTGTGTTCTTAAAAGTCATGTTAGAGATATGACATTTGTGCAAAAAGAAGAGAGGTTTCCTCTTTTATCGAATATAAAACCCCAACCGTCATCCATATATAATTTTTTAGCTATAAATTGGACTGATCTGGAAATTCTCAGAAAGGAGATAGCTTTTCTTTTGCATGGCACAGTGGAATTTTTAAGTCAATAATAACCATTACTATTATCAGATTCAGTAATGATATATAACCTAAACTTAATTCCGTTGTTTGTTTTGTTTCGGAAAAATCGTTCTCTTATTGTGTCACAAACTTCCAAATCGcttcatctttttcttttagctTAACACTAGAagagtaatcataaaaaataaGGTAAGAGTCATGTGATAAAAATCGATGAACGTACAAAATTACGGGGATTCCACACTACTACGACATATTTTGATTTTATAACTAATTATAGAATATACCGCAATATTTAACTGgcaactatagtaattttttttttatataatacagaACATGAACTTTTTGCATCAACCAAGATATTCTATTTCAATATGATAATCTATCATGCTGACTTATTACAACCAAAATGGATTATGCTGTTTTCATTTAGGAACAATTGTAACACAATAGGGAACTCCAAATGGCTCACATACATTAAATTTACTCGTGTGGTATTCAATTGAAataccaacaaagaaaaataagaaatgacATGCACTGTGGTAAGCTCTTGTCTTCAATATATCACTATAAGACTTATAAACTAAAGATTTTGTAGTCCTCTCAAGACTGTTTTGATATATAAGTTTCATGTATATGATTACTTGTATCATATTCAATGTAATTCAGAGGTGTTTAAAAGATATTCACCGGAAGATCATGCTGTATCCATTGACAGTGGGTTTTCCTGAtccaataaaagtaataaaaacctTATATAGATGTCTGCTATCTCTACATACCCACCAGCATAAAGAAAGTATGTAGGAATAATTGTAACCTTAATGAGGATCTCATTTCAATTTTCCTATGGATCTTGATATTGCTTAGTTTTTACACCAAGAATTAAATTACAAGTCATAGCAAGTTGGTGATGGTAAAGTAAAGACTATGAACTGTGTGCTAATAAACAGGACTAAGCGAACTATGATGGATCTTCAAAACTTCTCGATAACTGTGTAACTGGGCCCCTTCttagtattttttcttaatattgtaatagttttaACCCACTAataatttgttaaatattttaatCACTTTTGAATCGGATGTAATGTGAGAAAAGAAATTCTCCCAAGCACATGAACGAGTAACATAGCTCTctttaaaaacaattaaaacatgaatttttttattccatttgactCAAACGAATTACGGAATCTGTGTGAAAGTTCAGGAGAGGGTAAGACTTTGATATGCAGTCTACGATTGTTTAATAGATTACTGAATATTTTATAATTAGTGGAGAATTCTAAATAATgcaatgaatttttatataattcttggAGATTATTTTTGAAGTTGAATGGAATAGATTGCCTTCTATCAAAAGTTTGcaaactacgttttttttttctaatggtaaAAATATACTCGTTatgtaaaaatatatcttttataaagaATGTTTGTAACATAACCAGGAAAAGATGTAATTGGCAGCATTAACTAAAATTTTGTAAGGATTTTTTTGCTCTTAATAACTACTTTCCATTTCTATAGGAACTACCGCTTCTGATAGCGCTGTATCACTAACACACTAGAATAGCTTTAACAGTAAGAAAAATGGAAATCATTGAAAACTATTTCGATTGCAGTCCTCATTCCTGTTTTGTAGATTTCGATAGGGATGAACTAACTCAAGTGGCGGAATCGAATGGTGAGCATATGATaagattaattgtatttttttacaaTGCAACTTGATTACAATATTCCATTTggtttcatggtaaaaaaaaaaatcttttcaatattGAAATTCTCAATGCTTACGATGTCCCCCTCATCTCGCTGTCCTTCATTTATCGCCAATCCACATGCATGCGTGCTAGGTGGCTTtgaatcaaaagtaaattttattccCAGCTCTCtcccttgaaggtttaaaggccaattatgaatgacagaagcaagggacagggacaataccctggagactgaccatatatacatatgatcagcaccaaggcaccctctccacccaaggtagaaccaaatggctgctgatgactcatcagaaaaACCTATAGGTCCCCCgaaactcccaatccttagctcacaatgatggtgagattgccgcaaccaaagaaactaaagagtttgagcgggactcgaatcctagtGCGACGTTCAACAGTCAGAGAAATTACCACATCGGGTACAACAACCCTTATATACGAATGAAATCTTACAGTcattaagaaaacaattatgaataTGGTAATCCATATAAATACTTTGGTATATTCAATTGATTATTTATCTAAAAATGGGTGGAATAAAATattaatcctaagaaaagaaaaagaaaaaagcaatGAGGGGTTAAATCATCAACATTGATATAAGACAAGAGCAGTATGATATGAAAGAAGAAATGAAAGGCTGTCCACGATAAGGAGAGTAATTTCCTCTCAGACATATGGCAGTTCCTTAGGATAGCAAACAAATATTTTATGACCCTTCCTCATTCGTCAACTCGCTTATTCcatattaatttcttatttacttattaatatttCCTTCACGCCGTAATACAAGCATGAATCATCATATGATATgtaattaatatttcatttcatttcaagaCAGTCACAATAAATACTACAACTCTACCGATATACGGCGTATAATAAATTGTAACTTTCAGGAGATCATTACAACTGTGTGTATATAGAAACCGCCTCTTCAGttggaaaagaaataaacaaaagaaaaaacccagCTATTGAATGACCCAGAGAAGTCGTTTCAAGCTCCAAAGTATAATAGAACAGGATACATTTTTCCTCTAGGTTTTTTCAACGAATGGAGGTGGGAGTAAGTTGGTCCAGTGATGGTACCAACGTTATCTATTCATGATGGGAAAGGATCGCTTTCTGCACCCTTCTTAAGAGGCTGTCAGTAGTGCAAATTGGAAACGACATCATTAGgataaaagtaatattttactttaatgaTAATTCCTTTTCAAGTGTTAGAGAAAATAGTAGGCTTTACTAAAAAGATACATATCCATGCTCGGACgcacacataatctctctctctctctctctctctctctctctctctctctctctctctctctctctctctctctctcatatatatatatatatatatatatatatatatatatatatataataatatacacatatatacatatatatatatatatatatatatatatatatatttcatattatacacacacacacacatatatatatttatatatatatatatatatatatatatatatatatatatatatatgcatgtgtgtataaatatcaaccacaaattggATTTAATATCGACTTTGTAACCTTGGGAATACATAATCGACGAAAGtttcttttaatgataattacttctggctgggcaaggacttGAACCTATCCCTCGATTCCGAGAGAGGCATAAGTTCAAGTCCTTGCCCGTCCAGAAgcattcatcacaaaaaaaaaagaaggggggggggctaTATAATCCCAAGCATAAAAAACTCAGTAATAAATCCTCTTCGTGGTTAATATTCTCTTTTATTAGAGCCCCGTGTGTTGGTGACAACTGTTCacgtacgcacaaacacacacatataggcgctctctctctctctctctctctctctctctctctctctctctctctctctctctctctctctcactctctctctctttatatatatatatatacatatatatatatatatatatatatatatatatatattatatatatatatacatctatatatatatatgtgcgtgtgtgtctatatatatatatatatatatatatatatatacactcacaaacacaacaACGAatacagtcatttctagtccaatgcagaacaaaggcctcaggcatgtcaattgaTTTATAGGGTTCAGCCATTAGCctcagtgggagattttcgtctgactgctaacagcaaaccaacctattatgggtggacatgactagtataactttgctgataatggcaataCTCAAACACTTTCACAACATTAAGGTAACTCCACTCagaaagtggatatatatatatatatatatatatatatatatatatatatatatatatatatatatatatacagtatataaatatatatactgtatatatacatataaatatatatatatatatatgtatatatatatatataaaaatatatatatttatatatagatatatatatatatatatatatatatatatatatatatatatatatatatatagcataaaacaCACAAGGAAACATAATGCTAAGATGAAAAgtaaaaacacagggaaaatgaaattgtaAAGAGTGAATCCTGAACAGTTTTGTGTTACGTCGTGAAGAGGACTCTTTATGAAGTAATACGAAATTAAGTCAGAATTCACTATTATGTTTTAATTTCCCCTTCGGtttttttacacaaacacacacagacgtacacacacacacacacacacacacacatatatatatatatatatatatatatatatatatatatatatatatatatatacatatatatatatattatatatatgtatatatatatatatataaatatatatatatatatatataaatatgcagtaatactcttcatatatatatatatatatatatatatatatatatatatatatatatatatatatatatgtgtgtgtgtgtgtgtgtgtgtgtgtgtgtgtgtgtgtgtgacatgcaTAACCCTATAAAAAACATTGTGCTTTTTGAAGATGTCTTGAATAGAAAATTAGCTGTTGAAGgggattactgaaaaaaaaaatcactttgctAGATGGATTAGTGAGTGGGGTGATGTAAATTAGGTATGGGGTAAACATATATTCTATCTTCTTTATCATTCTTTGGTAATGCTATGAATGAGTGATGAGATAACTTagagaaaggaaataagttaatattaCATAGGTATGGAAGAGAAAACATTAGTCTTACATGGAGTTACTGATAATTACTTATGATAAATTGCCTTTTTGGGAATAATGAATAAGGACTGTATTTATAAATTGAATGGGATACCGGTGTCATCACCATATCAAAGTTGAAAAGGAATATAAGTAAGATTGATAATATATGGATAATTGGAAGCAGGAAAGATAGTTAAACGAACTTGGGCAGATACTAGAATATTATGTTGGCTTCTTTGTATTAGTAATTGGAAGTTAAAATAAACTATGATCAAAATACGATAAAATAACTGAATTGCTGAGAAAGGGAAGTAAGGAATTCATCAGTGTGTATACAAAAGGATGATAACAAACAAGTTGTTTATATATGGTTTGGTAGAATTAAATACTTGTTAATATGAACAATTATCTCCGTTTAAACTTGGAAATTGAAGATAAATTCTTTTCATTTGTATCCAGTGTGACTATTTGAAATCATGGCGATATAAACAAGTAAATTATAAACCATAATTTAATCCCATTCCTTCACGTGATGCATTTTCATCCCTACCATTAATATATTTCACGTCATCCATTCTAAAATAATCTTATTACTGGATGAAAATGACAAACCCTTTCATGTTCCACTGACAGTAAGTAACTTGATCTCAATAAACTGGAATGAAAAGCTTAAGCGTATTAACTAAGGTCCTTTGCAAACTGCATAATACTAATTTCAAATATATCGCAAAGggaaattaggatttttttttaactctaagAGCATTCTATGAACTATTTAAGATAAATAGTAAGAAAAAGTATCAGAATTAATTATTTGggaaataaatgttaataaatcTCATTATTAGACGATTAATGACatgtaaaaaatgtaattttatttgaTTACAGCTAATTGGGATTTCTTCTCAAACAGTTAATGGATAACACATATATTGGGAAGCATATGCCATGCTCATTAAAACTTAGGACTATGCTAAAATTTCATTTTTTGATTAACAAATGTAAACTTCCGTTCTTTACGTATGATTTTATATTAGATTTATTAACATACCATAGCCATACTACTTTGCCGTTGAATtattttatccatatatttatttattcaccgataacaacaacaaatgcaggtctGTCTAGCCCAGTGCAGGGTATAAGCCTCATacatattcttattcatgtcttggatttacccagttttcatcgccatgctagccactgctgattggcgacggtgggagactttaatctgattgtTCAAAGTAAACCAACccagtaagggtggccctgactggcaCAGCTCTGCTGAtcttagcgatacacaaaccctttcatcactttaaggtatccccacttagaaagggttatattattctatctatctatttatatatatacatgtttatataaaggatatatactcatatatacatgcttacatacacataatgtatatatatatatatatatatatatatatatatatatatatatatatatatatatatttctatatatatatatatatatatatatatatatatatatatatatatatatatatttctatatatatatatatatatatatatatataatatatatatatatatatatatatatatatatacagtatatatatttatatatatatatatacgcatatatatatatatatatatatatatatatatatatatataaataaacgtggAAGTAGGGCATGATGCCGAATGCACATATGTCGAAAGACAGGAGGCCGAAGTTAAGAAGCCGAATGGAGGGGAAACCAAACAGAAGGGAGGCAGAATCTAGTTTTGTTGATGataattttgatggcatttttgccCTATGATATCTTTCAACCCTGAACactaaaattcataaaaagaaaggtatgaaaaaaaatatttactatgcTGTGACGAATAAGCCATAAGCTTCCTATCAGTCCTCTTTAGGAGACAATTATCTCGTGTAAGATGTAGAATAAATAGCGTGAAACAAGTGGAAGTAACAAAATGCTTTTATACAATGATAACTGAGATAAGTAGAGCAGACTAGATTTATTGAAATCTATCGTTTTCTAAGTTTCACAAACGACCCTTCCTTTATTGTTCCTATATATTTTTCAAGATAAAGGGGCAATAGAAATAAGGATCCCTGAGTGACTTGGCTTGATAATACTACTAGAGAGAAATGATTTTACTTTTGTTACTGATTGTTCATAAGATTTTGATTGGAGCATTTATGAGGGTCCAGgactatattatattgtatatgaaaattaaGTCATATTTTTTGCAATACTGTAGCTACTATAAAACCTTAGTCCAATATTTAAGATGTAAATGAACGACGTTTTATTTCCTGTGGTAGAATTCGAACGCaagctctagagcagtggttcccaaccggtggtacgcgtaccactagtggtacgcgagggccttccaggtggtacgctaacactttcggggtcatgaacgatttttagttatattttacttcactAAGATGTGTACTGCCTAACACAAGATAATGTGACAACGATTTGCAACTGTTGCCACACGCCACCCACTAGTCCCATCGGCCCACCGTTAACTTAGGTCCTCCACTAACTCTCGTAGTTGCCTACGATCGCCAGGTACTTCAACTAAAACTCGGTCAACTCGTTTTTAACCGAATTTAAATGTGAAGAATTAAGTCACCAAGCGAATCTGGCAGTTTTTCGGAGGTTAGTGGAGAACCTAATTCACACAGTACACTTACCTAATGCGCTAGTATGTAGTGTTAGTTGCATTTTATCGACAGGAAATAACAACATTTGTGGCTGACGGCGAGAATCCAGTTGCTTGATAAGCAAGTGTATCATTCTCTTGATGACGGCGATGAGCGTCAGCCAGTGATGTCATGGTCACTGAAAGCTGATTGGTGGAGAGACGAGTCCGGGCGAGGAGAGCATTGCAAGACGGGGCAGTTAGGAAGGGCACTCAGCAGTACAAGTACGTTGCCTTTCCCTCCCTTCACATCACCCTCCCTTACTTCACACTTCGCTCCCTTCTTCCCTCCACACCTCCCTTACTTTACTATACCTTACTacttatatactttacatatactttatttatttcttgattgattaatcttttttttttctttacttatctaCAGGATTTGACATGCCGAAGAGAAAATATGACCCGGCATACATAAAGTATGGTTTCATTGCAATTGAACATGGAGGAGTAACTCTTCCGCAGTGTGTGGTCTGTATGAAGTCCCTTTCCAATGCGGCCATGAAACCCAGCCTGCTCAAACGTTATCTTGAGACTAATCACGCGGACAAGAAGGACCGAGATCAGAGCTACTTCCAGCGACTTGGCGAGAACGTGAAGCGGCAGCGCATGGACAAGACTGGCTAGATCTACCAGAAGGGAGCAGGAATTATGAAAGCATCCTATGAAGTCGCTCTCCTGGTGGCTAAAAACATGAAAGCGCATAACATTGCAGAGTCTCTCATCATGCCAGCGGCAAAGATCTTGGTCAGCCACGTGATTGGAGAGGAGGCGGTGGCGAAGTTGGAGAGTGTTTCCGTCACTAACAACACTGTACAATGCCGTATCGAGGAGATGTCGGTCGACATTGCCGACCAAGTGGTTGAGGGAGTGAAATCCTCAAAGTATGGGTTTGCCATTCAACTCGACGAATCGACGGACGTCACCAACTGCTCTCAACTACTTGTCTACGTCTGCTTCACGCAGAGTAATGCTGCAAAGACTGAGTTACTGCTGAGCCAGGATCTGTCCAATACAACAACAGGAAAGGATATTTTCAACGTTTTGGACAATTTCTTCAAGCAGAatgaactggactggggaaagttgGTCGGATGCACGACAGATGGTGCTCCATCGATGCTCGGTCGAAAGTCAGGTTTTCAAGCCCATGTGAAAGCTGTAGCACCAAACGCCACTGCTGTCCACTGTATCATACGCAGATTCGCCCTCTGTGCTAAGGTGCTCCTTCCGAAGTTGTTATCATGCTTGAACCGAGTTATCAGAATCATTAATTTCGTCAAAACATCCGCCCTGAATACTCGACTGTTCAAGCTCCTTTGTGAAGATTTTGGCTCTGACCACATCTGTCTCCTCTACCACACAGAGGTGCGCTGGCTCTCCCGGGGTAATACGACGAGGTGTCTATTTGAACTGAGAGATGTACTCCTCGTATTCTTCAAGGAGAATGAACACGATTTTCAGAAAGATCTGGAGGACAAGGAGTTTATCTCAAGGTTGGCCTACCTGTCAGACATTTTTGGAGCCCTCAACCACTTAAACTTGTCGTTCCAAGGGCCCGACTGCACTGTCACAGAGTTCATCTCGAAGCTGGGAGCGTTTGTCCGGGAGCTGGATCTGTGGATGAagaacgtggagagcaaacgctacggaatgttcAAACTCCAGACTACCCTTAAGAGgtagcccactgatgaatttgcccaagaaatcgtccatcacctctcactgctcaagactgaattgaagcattacttcccggacgtgacatgttgtgcctacgtcgccaatccgttctccgttgatccagccgatctgcctgttgggaccggggaacaagaggaactcatagatatccaggctgaggagacagcaaagacgaagcacaaagaatgctctcctttaaacttctgggtg encodes:
- the LOC137639715 gene encoding zinc finger BED domain-containing protein 5-like, encoding MKASYEVALLVAKNMKAHNIAESLIMPAAKILVSHVIGEEAVAKLESVSVTNNTVQCRIEEMSVDIADQVVEGVKSSKYGFAIQLDESTDVTNCSQLLVYVCFTQSNAAKTELLLSQDLSNTTTGKDIFNVLDNFFKQNELDWGKLVGCTTDGAPSMLGRKSGFQAHVKAVAPNATAVHCIIRRFALCAKVLLPKLLSCLNRVIRIINFVKTSALNTRLFKLLCEDFGSDHICLLYHTEVRWLSRGNTTRCLFELRDVLLVFFKENEHDFQKDLEDKEFISRLAYLSDIFGALNHLNLSFQGPDCTVTEFISKLGAFVRELDLWMKNVESKRYGMFKLQTTLKR